From Pseudoleptotrichia goodfellowii, a single genomic window includes:
- a CDS encoding lysophospholipid acyltransferase family protein produces the protein MNKYKFTGIVLHIIYRILSFMTKKEYHYADNVDIEVQKIMVFWHRKIFTVCNATRTIKKKASMVSSSKDGEILSELLRREGNEIIRGSSNKDNIKSLKESIKFVKKGYSLGIAIDGPKGPIFEPKAGAIYIAQKTGLPIIPVSSFCNKRWIFRNVWDRLEIPKPFSRNVHYVGEPFYISKDISIEEATEIVKENIHKAGRRAYEIYRNKYILKK, from the coding sequence ATGAATAAGTATAAGTTTACAGGAATCGTTCTTCACATAATATACAGGATATTGAGCTTTATGACGAAAAAGGAATATCACTATGCCGATAATGTCGATATAGAAGTACAGAAAATAATGGTTTTTTGGCATAGAAAAATATTTACTGTGTGTAATGCTACAAGAACGATAAAAAAGAAGGCTTCTATGGTAAGTTCTTCCAAAGACGGAGAAATTCTTTCGGAATTACTCAGAAGGGAAGGAAATGAAATTATCAGAGGCTCTTCAAATAAAGATAATATAAAAAGTTTAAAAGAATCGATAAAATTTGTTAAGAAAGGATATTCCCTGGGAATCGCCATAGACGGACCGAAAGGTCCTATATTTGAGCCTAAAGCAGGAGCAATTTATATTGCACAAAAGACAGGACTGCCTATAATTCCTGTCAGTTCTTTCTGCAATAAAAGATGGATTTTCAGGAATGTCTGGGACAGACTTGAAATACCGAAACCTTTTTCAAGGAATGTTCACTATGTCGGAGAACCTTTTTATATATCAAAAGATATTTCTATAGAAGAAGCAACAGAAATTGTCAAAGAAAATATTCATAAAGCAGGAAGAAGAGCTTATGAAATATACAGAAATAAATATATTTTAAAAAAATAA
- the cls gene encoding cardiolipin synthase yields MFNHLGNLLIWIISIEHIHLALYIGFVIAILVSEKTPESMVAWIFTITVFPIFGFVLYVVLGVNWRKSRITVDKKGKRRTTLLNSFSGEFMKYDPTQLFESKELRVKNLEKSMGNANINEEEKEIVKLLYESERTYLTNNGSYELFYDGKEAFDSIIKDLEEAKEVIYMEYFIWRSDELGEKIKNLLIKKAKEGLKIKLLFDGMGSMGTISKKYRKELAEVGVEFRYFLDIKYKISKLNYRNHRKMTIIDNKILHTGGMNLGEEYITGGKRFETWRDTNMRITGELVIHYLAIFATDWLNSGGKEDFEREKIDKIIKGNKVSHPDAYLMQVSSSGPDTVWASLKYMYSKMIAVAKEEVLIQSPYFIPDTSLISQLQIASLSGVKIKIMITGVPDKKIPYWIAETYFGELLAAGVEIYRYKAGFLHCKDIVTDGKISTMGTCNFDMRSFEINYEVNSVFYNEEISQNIRNQFYKDLEQCEQIKEENLKKIVFWRKIRNSLFRVVSPIM; encoded by the coding sequence ATGTTTAATCATTTGGGGAATTTATTAATATGGATTATATCCATAGAGCATATTCATTTAGCATTGTATATAGGCTTTGTAATCGCTATACTTGTATCGGAAAAAACGCCTGAAAGTATGGTAGCATGGATATTTACAATAACAGTATTTCCTATATTCGGCTTTGTTCTGTACGTTGTTTTAGGGGTAAACTGGAGAAAAAGTCGGATAACAGTTGATAAAAAAGGAAAAAGAAGAACTACCCTTTTGAACAGTTTTTCAGGGGAGTTTATGAAATATGATCCGACACAGCTTTTTGAATCCAAAGAGTTGCGAGTAAAAAATCTTGAAAAATCAATGGGGAACGCTAATATAAATGAGGAAGAAAAAGAGATTGTAAAACTTCTGTATGAATCTGAAAGAACGTATTTGACAAATAACGGCTCATACGAACTTTTTTATGACGGAAAAGAAGCATTTGATTCGATTATTAAAGATTTGGAAGAAGCAAAAGAAGTAATATATATGGAGTACTTTATATGGCGTTCGGATGAACTGGGAGAAAAAATAAAGAATCTTCTTATAAAAAAAGCAAAAGAAGGCTTGAAAATAAAACTTCTGTTTGACGGAATGGGCTCAATGGGAACTATTTCCAAAAAGTACAGAAAAGAACTCGCTGAAGTAGGTGTGGAATTCAGATATTTTCTGGATATAAAGTATAAAATTTCCAAACTCAATTACAGAAATCACAGAAAGATGACGATAATTGATAATAAAATCCTTCATACGGGAGGAATGAATCTCGGAGAAGAGTATATAACCGGGGGGAAAAGGTTTGAAACTTGGCGTGATACAAATATGAGAATAACAGGAGAGCTTGTAATTCACTATTTGGCCATATTTGCCACAGACTGGCTGAACAGCGGAGGTAAAGAAGATTTTGAAAGAGAAAAAATCGATAAAATAATAAAAGGAAATAAAGTCAGTCATCCTGATGCTTATTTAATGCAAGTTTCTTCAAGCGGTCCAGACACTGTGTGGGCATCGTTGAAATATATGTACTCAAAAATGATAGCCGTTGCAAAAGAAGAGGTTCTTATTCAAAGCCCTTATTTTATACCTGATACGTCCCTTATATCACAGTTGCAGATAGCTTCTCTTTCGGGCGTTAAAATAAAAATTATGATAACGGGAGTTCCTGATAAGAAAATCCCTTACTGGATTGCAGAAACGTATTTCGGAGAGCTGTTAGCTGCAGGAGTGGAGATATACAGATATAAAGCGGGATTTCTTCACTGCAAGGACATTGTAACGGACGGCAAAATTTCCACAATGGGAACATGTAACTTTGATATGAGAAGTTTTGAAATAAACTACGAAGTAAATTCAGTTTTTTACAATGAGGAAATCAGTCAAAATATAAGAAATCAGTTTTATAAAGATTTGGAACAATGTGAACAGATTAAAGAAGAAAATCTTAAAAAAATCGTATTCTGGAGAAAAATAAGAAATTCTTTATTTAGAGTTGTGTCGCCTATAATGTAG
- the hpf gene encoding ribosome hibernation-promoting factor, HPF/YfiA family encodes MKIIISGKQLKITDAIKSYTEEKINKLSKYTDAITEVDIVLAVEKKKTEGDVHKADGLVYASGTKIKVEARNDDLYAAIDELSERLERQVRKYKEKQKDHNKKGSH; translated from the coding sequence ATGAAAATCATTATTAGCGGAAAACAATTGAAAATTACGGATGCAATCAAAAGTTATACTGAAGAAAAGATTAATAAACTTTCAAAGTATACAGATGCTATAACTGAAGTCGATATTGTCCTTGCAGTTGAAAAAAAGAAAACCGAGGGGGATGTCCATAAAGCTGACGGCTTGGTTTATGCAAGCGGTACAAAAATAAAAGTTGAAGCCAGAAACGATGATTTATATGCAGCCATTGACGAATTATCAGAAAGATTGGAAAGACAAGTAAGAAAATATAAAGAAAAACAAAAAGACCATAATAAAAAAGGTAGCCATTAA
- the metG gene encoding methionine--tRNA ligase, whose translation MSNSFYITSPIYYPNAAPHVGTAYTTIICDVVSRYKRIKGYDVSFMTGVDEHGQKIQEAAEKNGYTPQQWVDKMSLNFTTLWEKLNISNTDYLRTTQERHIESVREIVKRVNEKGDIYRGEYVGKYSVSEETFVPENQLVDGKYMGKEVIDVKEVSYFFRLSKYEDALLKHIEENPDFIKPESKKNEVVAFIKQGLQDLSISRTTFDWGIPLELEKGHVIYVWFDALTVYLTGAGFKKDEKEFGEIWSNGKVTHVIGKDILRFHAIIWPAMLMSAGIKLPDTVAAHGWWTVEGEKMSKSLGNVVNPEEEVKKYGLDAFRYYLMREATFGQDADYSKKAMIQRINSDLANDLGNLLNRTIGMQKKYFNSEVVLNKIEDKYDIEIKDLWEKTVEDLDIHMNEFQFSEALKDIWKFIGRMNKYIDECEPWNLAKDESKKDRLSTVMYNLVDSLYKISMLIYPFMPDTAEKIVRQLGLNIDFNTLKLEDIRKWGSYPAGNKLGEAVPLFPRIEIEPENKKDYNENLHIENPITINDFNKVEIKVVEIIKAEKIKDADKLLKFIVDTGTEKRQIVSGIAKWYPDEKELIGKKVTAVLNLEPVTLKGELSQGMLLTTTEKKKIRLIEISKEVKTGSIVK comes from the coding sequence ATGTCCAATTCATTTTATATAACATCGCCGATATACTATCCTAACGCAGCCCCTCATGTGGGAACTGCTTATACAACAATTATCTGTGATGTAGTTTCGAGATATAAGAGGATTAAAGGATACGATGTGTCATTTATGACAGGAGTAGACGAACATGGTCAGAAAATACAGGAAGCAGCCGAAAAAAACGGCTATACCCCTCAACAATGGGTAGATAAAATGTCATTGAATTTTACTACATTATGGGAAAAACTTAATATATCCAATACAGACTATTTGAGAACGACTCAGGAAAGACATATAGAAAGTGTCAGAGAAATAGTAAAAAGAGTAAATGAAAAAGGCGATATATACAGGGGAGAATATGTAGGAAAATACAGTGTTTCCGAAGAAACTTTTGTTCCCGAAAATCAGCTTGTAGACGGTAAATATATGGGGAAAGAAGTAATAGACGTAAAAGAAGTTTCTTATTTTTTCAGATTGTCTAAATATGAAGATGCTCTTTTAAAACATATAGAAGAAAATCCCGATTTTATAAAGCCTGAAAGTAAAAAAAATGAAGTAGTGGCTTTTATAAAACAGGGATTACAGGATTTATCCATATCGAGAACTACTTTTGACTGGGGAATACCTCTTGAGCTTGAAAAAGGACATGTTATTTATGTGTGGTTTGACGCACTTACTGTTTATCTTACAGGGGCAGGATTTAAAAAAGACGAAAAAGAATTCGGAGAAATATGGTCGAACGGCAAAGTAACACATGTTATAGGGAAAGATATACTAAGGTTTCATGCTATCATATGGCCTGCTATGCTTATGTCTGCAGGAATAAAATTGCCGGATACGGTAGCAGCTCACGGTTGGTGGACTGTAGAAGGAGAAAAAATGTCCAAATCTTTGGGAAATGTTGTAAATCCTGAAGAAGAAGTAAAAAAATATGGATTGGATGCTTTCAGATATTATTTGATGAGAGAAGCGACTTTCGGACAGGATGCCGATTACTCAAAAAAGGCTATGATTCAGAGAATAAACTCGGATTTAGCCAATGATTTGGGAAATCTCTTAAACAGAACGATTGGAATGCAGAAAAAATACTTTAATTCTGAAGTTGTTTTGAATAAGATTGAAGATAAATATGACATCGAAATAAAGGATTTATGGGAAAAGACAGTGGAAGATCTGGATATTCACATGAATGAATTTCAGTTTTCAGAAGCATTGAAAGACATTTGGAAATTCATAGGAAGAATGAATAAATACATTGACGAATGTGAGCCTTGGAATCTGGCAAAAGACGAAAGTAAAAAAGACAGGCTTTCTACAGTAATGTATAATCTTGTAGATTCTCTTTATAAAATTTCAATGCTGATTTATCCTTTTATGCCTGATACAGCTGAAAAAATAGTAAGACAGTTAGGTTTGAATATTGACTTCAATACTTTAAAACTTGAAGATATAAGAAAATGGGGAAGCTATCCTGCAGGAAATAAATTAGGTGAAGCGGTACCTCTATTTCCGAGAATTGAAATTGAGCCTGAAAATAAAAAAGATTATAATGAAAATCTGCACATAGAAAATCCTATAACAATAAATGACTTCAATAAAGTCGAGATTAAAGTTGTAGAAATAATAAAAGCTGAAAAGATAAAAGATGCTGATAAACTTCTGAAATTTATTGTAGATACGGGAACTGAAAAAAGGCAGATTGTTTCGGGAATTGCCAAATGGTATCCTGACGAAAAAGAACTTATAGGTAAAAAAGTAACGGCAGTATTGAATTTGGAGCCTGTAACTTTAAAAGGGGAATTGTCCCAGGGAATGTTACTGACAACAACAGAAAAGAAAAAAATCCGTTTAATTGAAATAAGTAAAGAAGTAAAAACGGGATCTATTGTAAAATAA
- a CDS encoding TetR/AcrR family transcriptional regulator: MPKIKFTKKDIVKATYEIMKNEGIKNISARKIASKFKGSTAPIYANFSTIDELKEEIIKLAEEKLDEYLNGHYSDKWEEDRKILNTAIGFVVFAREEKELYRAIFLDGSKGFKTLFDETIEKLLTKEELLKSFPQLPEEEAKLSVLRLWYFLYGYATLVCTNAILDQTNEAIERRILDIAEHFKQLHGLE, encoded by the coding sequence ATGCCGAAAATAAAATTTACAAAAAAAGATATAGTTAAAGCTACTTACGAAATAATGAAAAATGAGGGAATAAAAAATATAAGTGCAAGAAAAATAGCAAGTAAATTTAAAGGATCTACCGCACCGATTTACGCAAATTTTTCTACAATAGATGAACTTAAAGAGGAAATTATAAAACTTGCAGAAGAAAAACTGGATGAGTATTTAAACGGACACTATTCGGATAAATGGGAAGAAGACAGAAAGATACTCAATACAGCAATAGGATTTGTTGTATTTGCAAGAGAAGAAAAAGAATTGTACAGAGCCATCTTTTTGGACGGTTCAAAAGGATTTAAAACATTATTTGATGAAACAATCGAAAAACTTTTAACAAAAGAGGAACTTCTTAAAAGTTTTCCTCAATTACCTGAAGAAGAAGCTAAATTGTCAGTTTTAAGACTGTGGTATTTCCTTTACGGATATGCAACTCTGGTTTGCACAAATGCTATTTTGGATCAGACAAATGAAGCGATAGAAAGAAGAATACTGGATATAGCCGAGCATTTTAAACAACTTCACGGATTAGAATAA
- a CDS encoding Rid family detoxifying hydrolase, with product MKKIPEAVGPYSAFRIAGDFLYISGQLGINPETQNIDSDTVEGQAKQALENMKAILENNGYSMKNVVKTTVFLDKISDFVAVNNIYAGYFEEPYPTRSAFEVAKLPKGALVEIEAIAYLK from the coding sequence ATGAAAAAGATACCCGAAGCGGTAGGACCTTATTCCGCATTCAGAATTGCAGGAGATTTTCTATATATATCCGGGCAGTTGGGAATAAATCCCGAAACTCAGAATATAGATTCGGATACAGTTGAAGGTCAGGCAAAACAGGCATTGGAAAATATGAAGGCTATATTGGAAAATAACGGATATTCAATGAAAAATGTAGTGAAAACAACGGTTTTTCTTGATAAAATATCGGACTTTGTAGCAGTAAATAATATTTACGCAGGATATTTTGAAGAACCTTATCCTACAAGATCGGCTTTTGAAGTAGCTAAATTACCTAAAGGAGCTCTTGTAGAAATAGAAGCTATAGCTTATCTGAAATAA
- a CDS encoding dihydrofolate reductase, which yields MFSIIVAMGENREIGKKNKLLWHIPEDLKNFKKITTGKTVIMGRKTFESIGKALPDRRNIVLSRTFGQEEARKYEIEVYDNFDDVIKNFYNVDEEVFIIGGEDVYITALKYVKKLYISYIKFSDKEADAYFPKIDYREWGMREEKQFENWNFSVYERL from the coding sequence ATGTTTAGTATAATAGTAGCAATGGGGGAAAATAGAGAAATAGGGAAAAAAAATAAGCTGTTATGGCACATCCCCGAAGATTTAAAAAACTTTAAGAAAATAACAACAGGAAAAACAGTAATAATGGGCAGAAAAACTTTTGAAAGTATAGGAAAAGCTCTTCCTGACAGAAGAAATATAGTTCTGTCCCGTACTTTCGGGCAGGAAGAAGCCCGAAAATATGAGATAGAAGTATACGATAATTTCGATGATGTAATAAAGAATTTTTATAATGTTGATGAAGAAGTTTTTATAATAGGCGGAGAAGATGTATACATAACGGCTTTAAAATATGTTAAGAAACTATATATCAGTTACATAAAATTTTCAGATAAGGAGGCTGATGCGTATTTTCCAAAGATAGACTACAGAGAATGGGGAATGAGAGAAGAAAAACAATTTGAAAATTGGAATTTTAGTGTATATGAAAGATTATAA
- the thyA gene encoding thymidylate synthase — protein MKEYLELVKHVLDNGVRKENRTGVDTISTFAYTYKVDLSKGFPLLTTKKMYFNSMLHELFWYLTGEEHIKNLRTKTKIWDAWADEEGRLETAYGRFWRRYPVPEISLDGEVFADENNKWTKREKNGQLVFDQIQYIIDTLKEIKTNPNHKNGRRLIVLAWNPGNASISKLPPCHYTFAFNVLGNRLNCHLTQRSGDIALGIPFNLACYSLLTMMIAKECGYELGEFSHTIIDAHIYENHIEGLKEQLTREPLKLPKITIADKPFDELTFEDIKLEDYESHPVIKFEVAV, from the coding sequence ATGAAGGAATATTTGGAACTGGTAAAACACGTACTGGATAACGGCGTGAGAAAAGAAAACAGAACAGGAGTGGATACGATTTCTACTTTTGCTTATACCTATAAAGTGGATTTAAGTAAAGGATTTCCTTTACTTACTACAAAAAAAATGTATTTTAATTCTATGTTACATGAACTTTTCTGGTATTTAACAGGAGAAGAACACATTAAAAATTTACGGACAAAAACGAAAATATGGGATGCCTGGGCTGATGAAGAAGGCAGACTTGAAACAGCATACGGAAGATTCTGGAGAAGATATCCTGTCCCCGAAATTTCTTTGGATGGGGAAGTTTTTGCCGATGAAAATAATAAATGGACCAAAAGAGAAAAAAACGGGCAGCTTGTTTTCGATCAGATACAGTATATAATAGACACATTAAAAGAAATAAAAACAAATCCCAACCATAAAAACGGAAGAAGGCTTATAGTTCTTGCGTGGAATCCGGGAAATGCTTCAATAAGTAAATTACCACCTTGCCATTATACTTTTGCGTTCAATGTTTTGGGAAACAGGCTTAACTGTCATCTGACCCAAAGAAGCGGAGATATTGCCTTGGGGATACCGTTCAATCTAGCGTGTTATTCTTTGCTGACAATGATGATAGCTAAAGAATGCGGATATGAGCTGGGAGAGTTTTCACATACAATAATAGATGCTCATATTTATGAAAATCACATTGAAGGTTTGAAAGAGCAACTGACAAGAGAACCTTTAAAACTTCCGAAAATTACTATTGCGGATAAGCCTTTTGACGAACTTACTTTTGAGGATATTAAACTCGAAGATTACGAAAGTCATCCTGTAATAAAATTTGAAGTTGCAGTATAA
- a CDS encoding tetratricopeptide repeat protein, translating into MRKSIAGFILFLLILVSCGKTEKGYDSLEKGLLGILEKKEEGYVRKYLEQSAKEENSDAFGLAYLYWQNSGEDFFNKFLNKSNGNAEFYKALILKGKSDSEKEVINLLESAANQGNYKAYYMLGNIFQDKLEFTKAQEYFKKGKERGEIYSVYSYDYNKNLTGIYKRIEELNKKLQGGTINPNEKKELGTLILEKFSNYNAAYDILKEFIAEEYPPALYSKAKKLETEDKDQEAVEIYNQLFAKNRYYLASFELAYKLVNSSKNYELAIRVLEDTNSDDSLITGYKGYIYENMKNYTKAEENYLKAIHKNDVDMMTYLGKLYEEKKEVKKAKEIYNKAYSAGSISSGYRLANLIEKTDKEKPEKDKKSSQKKTERNNKSAKKILERLAESGDDYSMVDLSLYYPEKDKNVRILNLKAAARLNDTAFHNLGVYYYNNKNKDKAKQYFKIAKDYGYHLEPEYEAFISI; encoded by the coding sequence ATGAGAAAATCAATAGCAGGTTTTATATTATTCCTTTTAATTCTTGTGTCCTGCGGAAAAACAGAAAAAGGATATGATTCTCTCGAAAAAGGATTATTGGGGATATTGGAGAAAAAAGAAGAGGGGTATGTAAGAAAGTATTTGGAGCAGTCAGCAAAAGAAGAAAATTCCGATGCTTTCGGATTGGCTTATTTATATTGGCAAAATTCAGGGGAAGACTTTTTTAACAAGTTCTTGAATAAAAGTAACGGAAATGCGGAATTTTACAAAGCTCTTATACTGAAAGGGAAAAGTGATTCCGAAAAAGAAGTGATTAATTTACTGGAAAGTGCTGCAAATCAGGGGAATTACAAGGCTTACTATATGTTAGGGAATATTTTTCAGGATAAGCTTGAGTTCACAAAAGCACAGGAATACTTTAAAAAAGGTAAAGAACGGGGAGAAATTTATTCTGTGTATTCTTATGATTATAATAAAAATTTGACAGGGATATACAAAAGAATAGAAGAACTTAATAAAAAACTTCAGGGAGGTACAATAAATCCCAATGAAAAAAAAGAATTGGGAACACTTATTCTGGAAAAATTTTCCAACTATAATGCGGCTTATGATATATTAAAGGAATTTATAGCCGAAGAATATCCGCCTGCACTTTATTCCAAAGCAAAAAAACTCGAAACAGAAGATAAAGATCAGGAAGCTGTGGAAATATATAATCAGCTTTTTGCCAAAAACAGATATTATCTGGCTTCATTCGAGTTGGCATATAAGCTTGTAAACTCAAGCAAAAACTATGAACTTGCTATCAGAGTCTTGGAAGACACAAATTCCGATGATTCACTGATTACAGGATATAAAGGGTATATATATGAAAATATGAAAAATTATACTAAAGCAGAAGAAAATTATTTGAAGGCGATCCATAAGAATGATGTGGATATGATGACTTATCTGGGGAAACTTTACGAAGAGAAAAAAGAAGTAAAGAAAGCCAAAGAAATATATAATAAAGCTTATTCTGCAGGTTCAATATCTTCAGGATACAGATTGGCGAATCTTATAGAAAAAACCGACAAAGAAAAACCTGAAAAAGATAAAAAAAGTTCACAGAAAAAAACCGAAAGAAACAATAAAAGTGCAAAAAAAATATTGGAAAGACTGGCAGAAAGCGGAGACGACTACTCAATGGTGGATTTGAGTCTTTATTATCCTGAAAAAGATAAAAATGTCAGAATATTGAACCTGAAAGCTGCAGCAAGATTAAATGATACGGCTTTTCATAATTTGGGTGTTTATTATTATAATAATAAAAATAAAGATAAAGCAAAACAATATTTTAAAATAGCAAAAGATTACGGTTATCATCTTGAACCTGAATATGAAGCTTTTATAAGTATATAA
- the truB gene encoding tRNA pseudouridine(55) synthase TruB → MTEKNKFIEDGMILLNKRKGISSFKAINELKRAIYAEKIGHAGTLDPMAEGLLIVMVNGATKFSDDLMKKDKEYYVELELGYETDSYDTEGAVTLKYEGEIEISKEKISEIIFGFVGDIEQIPPMYSAIKVNGQKLYELARKGIETERKARKVKINSIREIKINSENPKKISFYADVSSGTYIRTLVKDIGDKTGFYATMTKLVRTKIDKFSLEDAVDIGKINEYFNISKIKDKINLKEVEYIFDYEKVITNYEKYKKLKNGMTVLFKKNKFKDIEKINENKKYKLYLHNKTSKDKEFKGIVKIIKKGTDMIYIKRDKYFL, encoded by the coding sequence ATGACGGAAAAGAATAAATTTATCGAAGACGGAATGATTTTGTTGAATAAAAGAAAAGGGATAAGTTCCTTTAAAGCCATAAATGAGTTGAAAAGAGCGATCTATGCAGAAAAAATAGGTCATGCGGGAACTCTCGATCCCATGGCTGAAGGGCTTTTGATTGTAATGGTAAACGGAGCCACAAAATTTTCCGACGATTTAATGAAAAAAGATAAAGAATATTATGTAGAACTTGAGTTAGGCTATGAAACCGACAGTTATGATACAGAAGGAGCTGTAACTTTGAAATATGAAGGAGAAATTGAAATTTCAAAAGAAAAAATTTCTGAAATAATTTTCGGGTTTGTAGGAGATATAGAGCAGATTCCGCCGATGTATTCGGCTATAAAAGTAAACGGACAAAAATTATACGAACTTGCAAGAAAAGGCATAGAAACCGAAAGAAAAGCAAGAAAAGTAAAAATAAACTCAATCAGAGAAATCAAAATAAACAGTGAAAATCCGAAAAAAATCTCTTTTTATGCTGATGTAAGCAGCGGCACATATATAAGAACTCTTGTTAAAGATATAGGAGATAAAACGGGATTTTATGCGACGATGACTAAACTCGTAAGAACAAAAATAGATAAATTCAGTTTGGAAGATGCAGTGGATATAGGAAAAATAAATGAATATTTTAATATTTCTAAAATTAAAGATAAAATAAATTTGAAAGAAGTTGAATATATTTTTGATTATGAAAAAGTAATTACTAATTATGAGAAATATAAAAAATTGAAAAACGGAATGACAGTATTGTTTAAAAAAAATAAATTTAAAGATATAGAAAAAATAAATGAAAATAAAAAATATAAACTTTATTTGCATAACAAAACTTCTAAAGATAAAGAGTTTAAAGGAATAGTAAAAATTATAAAAAAAGGAACGGATATGATTTATATAAAAAGAGATAAATATTTTTTATAA
- a CDS encoding tRNA (cytidine(34)-2'-O)-methyltransferase, producing MNIVLLNPEIPYNTGNIGRTCVLTKTKLHLIKPLGFSLDEKAVKRSGLDYWKDVQLYVWEDFEHFFKENVENKNVNLYFATTKTKRRYSDVNYGKNDYVMFGPESRGIPEEILNRYKENNITIPMLPLGRSLNLSNSAAIILYEALRQNDFEYEKI from the coding sequence ATGAATATTGTTCTGTTAAATCCTGAAATTCCTTATAATACAGGGAATATAGGAAGAACATGTGTCCTGACAAAAACGAAACTCCATTTGATAAAACCTTTAGGTTTTTCATTGGATGAAAAAGCTGTCAAAAGGTCGGGACTGGATTATTGGAAAGATGTTCAACTTTACGTTTGGGAAGATTTTGAACATTTTTTTAAAGAAAATGTAGAAAATAAAAATGTAAATTTATATTTTGCAACAACTAAAACAAAAAGAAGATATTCAGATGTCAATTACGGGAAAAACGACTATGTAATGTTCGGTCCCGAATCGAGAGGGATTCCTGAAGAAATACTGAACAGGTATAAAGAAAACAATATAACAATACCTATGCTGCCTTTGGGACGTTCTTTGAATTTGTCAAATTCCGCTGCGATTATACTGTATGAAGCGTTAAGACAGAATGACTTTGAATATGAAAAAATATAG
- the ruvC gene encoding crossover junction endodeoxyribonuclease RuvC yields MRILGIDPGTAIVGYSVIDFEKGKYKVLDYGCIYTDKDEDMPVRLEEIYDGLDNIIKLWKPSDMAIEELYFFKNQKTIVKVGQARGVITLVGQKNNMNIYSYTPLQVKMGIASYGRAEKKQIQEMVKIILGLEEIPKPDDAADALAIAITHINSKNGFGGFSRGDNITKKLEKLNSNKIKLSDYKKLMG; encoded by the coding sequence ATGAGAATTTTAGGTATCGATCCGGGAACAGCAATAGTAGGCTATTCGGTTATAGATTTTGAAAAAGGAAAATACAAAGTTTTGGATTACGGATGTATTTACACCGATAAAGATGAAGATATGCCTGTCCGACTTGAGGAAATCTATGACGGACTGGATAATATAATAAAATTATGGAAACCTTCAGATATGGCAATAGAAGAACTGTATTTTTTTAAAAATCAGAAAACAATAGTAAAAGTAGGTCAGGCAAGAGGTGTTATAACTCTGGTCGGTCAAAAAAATAATATGAATATTTACAGTTACACTCCGTTACAGGTTAAAATGGGTATAGCCAGTTACGGTAGAGCCGAAAAAAAACAAATACAGGAAATGGTAAAAATTATACTCGGTTTGGAAGAAATACCGAAACCCGATGATGCTGCAGATGCTTTGGCAATTGCAATAACACATATTAATTCAAAAAATGGATTCGGAGGTTTTTCAAGAGGGGACAACATTACCAAAAAACTGGAAAAACTCAATTCAAATAAAATAAAATTATCCGATTATAAAAAACTTATGGGTTAA